AATCGAAAGAGCAATTGATAATAAAGTTTTTAAAATATCAACCAGTGATGTTTTACGAAAATATATAAAAGGATATTTCATTTCGCATGCACATTTGGATCATGTTTCGGGTTTAATAATTAATTCTCCAGCAGATTCTTCCAAAACAGTTTATGCTACAGAAAAATGCATGGAAATGATGGAGAACCATTATTTTAACGATCAAACTTGGGCTAATTTTGGCGATAAAGGTCCTGGATTTCCATTAAAAAAATATCATTTCCAAACCTTAAATGTAGCAGAAGAAACTCCTGTTTCAAATACAAAAATGACCTTGAAAGCTTTTCCATTAAGTCATGTAAACCCATTTGAAAGTACCGCATTTTTGGTTAAAAACGAAGACTCTTATGCGTTGTATTTAGGAGACACTGGTCCAGATTCGGTAGAAAAAAGCGATAAATTAAAAGCCTTGTGGACAGCTGTTGCTCCTTTAGTACAGAATAAACAATTGAAAGGTATTTTTATTGAAGTTTCATTCCCAAATGAACAGCCAGATCAGTTTTTATTCGGTCATTTAACTCCAAACTATTTAATGAAAGAACTTCATGTGCTGGAAGATTTAGCTGGAAAAGGTTCTCTAAAAAATTTCAAAATTATTATCACACATTTAAAACCGCCCGCAAAGAACATTATTAAAATCAAAGAACAGCTAAAAGCTCAAAATGATTTAGGCATACAGATTATTTATCCTGAGCAAGGGAAGAAATTTGAGTTATAACTACATTTTTTGTAAGTTATTTTTTATATTTTAGCCAAATAATGAAATTGTAAATGAAAATTATTTGGTCTAAAAAAGCAGAATACAGCTTTGAAACTATTGAGAATTATCTTAAACATTTTTGGTCACCTGCCATAGCTCAAAAGTTTATTAATGATGTTTTACACATAATAACTCTGCTTGAAAATAATCCTTCACTTGGAAAATACAACCCAAAATTACAATGCCGAAGTATAGTCATTTCAAAAAACGTTACATTATATTATGAAGTAACAGATGAATATATCGGATTGATTACTTTCTACAACAATCGACAAAAACCAATAGATATCTTTATATAAGATTTCTTTTCTTGAGTTTAGCTAACATTTCTTCATGCGTGATAAAATTTCCATTCTTTATATCCAGCTTTCCTTGTTCAATATCAGCCTTCAATTCTAACAAATAGTTTTCTTCTGGTGATAATATCTTTGCTATTAAGAGCATTTCATCTGGAGTAAAAGTCTGTGTTTTTAATTTACGATAAAATGTTGGACTTGGGATTCCGACTTGTTCAATAATATAATTTTTTTTAAAAGGTGATTTATTCATTAAATCCTCCATATTATCTACAATATTCTTATAGGCAATAATTTCTTGTATCATAATCAATTCTTTTTTATATCATATATGATACAAATATAAATCAAAATAGATAGATAAAGATTTTTTATTAAAAAATGATCATAAATAATCCCTACAGATTTTAAATTTATCGGGTCTATATTTAAGATTGAATCAATATTATTTCTTAGCCGTAAATCTCGGATCACTTTCCATTATAGTTCCGCATTTATCGCAGGTTCTTAACTCTTCTGAATTATAAAAATGCTCGAAATGAGGCAGGAAATCTTTTTCGATATTATGAAGTTCAAAATACACCTCATAAAGCTTATGATTGCAGTTATCACAATGCCAAAGCAATCCATCAGTATAACCAAGTCCGGCGCGTTTTCTCTCAATTACTAAACCAATTGAACCTTCTGAGCGAACTGGTGAATGTGGCACTTTAGCAGGATGCAGATACATATCTCCCGCATTTAATACCATTTCTTTTCGCTCTCCATCTTCTTGAATGACAACTTTTATATTTCCTTCTAATTGATAAAACAGTTCTTCTGTTTCATTATAATGATAATCTTTTCGGGCATTTGGTCCCGCTACAATCATCACAATATAATCGCCGGAATCAACATACAGATTTTTATTTCCAACAGGTGGTTTTAGTAATTGTCGGTTTTCTTCAATCCATTGAGTAAGATTGAAAGGTTTTGCTATAGCCATTTTTTTGGATTCTAAATTTATGAATAGCTAAGTTAATGAAAAGTATTCAGTCAATGGTTATTAGTTTTCAGTCGCAGTCGCAGTTTTCAGATTTGCTGAAACTGAGACCGAAAACTGCAACTGCGACTAAAAACCGAAACTAAAACTCTTTCACTAAATAAATATAAACAGGAAAATGATCACTGAATCCCGCTTCTGTTAACGTATTCCGCAATGGATATCCTTTATATTTTCCAGAAGTTTGAATGAGATAAGGTCTATTGAAAATCCCAGCTTTCCAAAATTTATAACTGGAAAAATCGGGCTGAATAAAAGACTGTGTCATGATAATCTGATCAAAAATATCCCAGGAATCTCTAAATGCTAAAGTTCCCATACCTTTCTCAGCCATTTCTTCAAAGGGATTAAAGGTTTCAAATTCTAAAGTTTCCGATTTTTTGGCTTTTGCTCCTAAAGCTATTTTTATACTTTTATTAAAAGGGCCGTCATTTAAATCGCCCATTGTAATGACTTTTGCCTGCGGATTTATTTGCTGAAGCGAATCAATAATCCTTCGATTTAGTTTTCCTGCTGCCTCTCGATACGGACTGCTGGCTTTTTCTCCACCAGATCTCGAAGGCCAATGATTGATAATGATATGAATTTCTTCATTTTCTAGAAAACCACTTACCAAAAGTTGATCTCTAGTAAAAATTCGGTTGTTATCAATTTTGATTTCAACATCTCCTAAATCTTCGTTTTGAACTTCTTCAGCAACAGGTTTATTTTTATAAATCAATAAAGGAATATTGGAGAAACTTGTTGGCCGAAAATATTTTTTCTGATATAGAAGTGCCACATCAATTCCACGCTGATCGGGCGAATCAAAATGAATGATTCCATAATCATAACCTGATAGTTTTTCCTGTTTAATTAAATCCTCAATTACACCTCTGTTTTCTACTTCAGAACAACCAATTAAAGTTGGTGCATTAGAGTTTTCAGGAGTTCCAATTTCAGAAATTACTCTTGAAAGATTTTTCAGTTTTTGTTCGTATTTTTCTTTTGTCCAATGTTGTCTTCCGGCTGGCGTCCATTCGTCATCATTTGTACTGGGATCATTAATGGTATCAAAAAGGTTTTCAAAGTTGTAAAAAGCGATCGTATGAAAGTTGTATTTTTTCGGCTGAGCAAATAATGATGCAACGGATAAAAAACTAAATAAATAAAGCTTGAAAATGGTACGCATAATTCTTCGGCATTTAAAAAGGCACAATTTAAGAAAATAAATATTTGTAAGAAATTTATATTAATTTATTTTCTGTTTTATATTTTTGTTTCTCAGAAAATGTCATGTAACTTGCTTAAAAAATCTGAAGCTTTTATCAATGAAAAAAATCCTTGTTTTTATCTTTTTTCTTAATTGTGTTCCTACTTTTTATGCACAAAAAAATAATGCATTTGCAGAGAAAGTCAGGGAACAATACAAAATTCCCGAACTGGCTTATGCAGTTGTTTCTTCAGATTCTATATTTGAAATGGAAGTTTTGGGATATCAGCGAAATAATTCATCTTCTAAAGCTAAAATTGATGACCGATTTCGTTTAGGATCAATGACAAAAACTATTACGAGTTATATTGCAACACTTTTGGTAAAAGAAGGAAAGATAAAATGGAACACTAAATTCTTTGATTTATATCCTGAATTAAAAACCAAAAGCAATCCAAACACTTATAATTTTACCTTGCAAGATTTTTTGACTTTTCGAGCAAAACTCCCAATCTGGTCATACGGAAATCAAACACCGACAAAAAAGGAAATTACTGGAAACGACCAACAACAACGATATGAATTTATAGCTTGGTTTTTCAGACAGAATTTTAATGTAGAGAAACAAGATATTTACTGGTCAAATCCTAGTTATGTGGCTGCAGGATTAATGCTTGAAAAAGCAACTGGAAAAACATACGAAACTCTAGTGAAAGAATTAGGAAAATCTTTAAATATCGATTTTGATTTTGGACAACCTAATATTAAAGATAAAAATCAACCGTGGGGTCATGATGAAAACTTAAAACCCGAAAAACCTGCTCTAAATTATGAACTAAACTGGCTTTCATCTGCAGGAAATATCAACTGTAGTTTACCTGATTATTGTAAATTTTCGCAAATGCAACTTCAAGGCTTATTAGGAAAATCGAAACTTTTGACTGCAGAAGAATTCAATAATATGCATTGCGGCTTTCCTGAATATTCGTTTGGATGGCAATCTGAAATCAAAGAAAACGGACTTAAATATTCGTTTCATAACGGAAGTCCGGGAACTTTTTTAACCAAAGTGTATCTTTGCCCTTCAATTAACAAAGCTTTCATTTTATTTGCCAATGTACAATCAGAAGAAGCAGATCAAGGCTTAATGATTCTTTTAAATAAATTGCAGGAACAATATGAAGGCCGATTTTAGCAGGATTTTAAAAAAATAATGTATAATTTTAAGCAAAAGAACGCTTATGAACTTAAATATTGGGCACATCAAGAAACGTTTTACCTTTTGTAAAATCGCATTTCTTATTTTTGCTTTACAATCATTCAACTGTCAATCTCAACAAATCATGATAACACCGCCTTATTTACAAAAAGGAGATACTGTAGCGCTTGTCGCAACTGCAAGAAAAAACATCGATGACAATTTAAAACCAACCATTGATTTACTTAAAAGCTGGGGCTTAGAAGCAGTCGTAGGAAGTTCAATTGGTCTCGATTATCACCAGCTGGCAGGAACAGACGAACAGCGTGCTGCCGATTTTCAAAAACAATTAGACAATCCAAATATCAAAGCAATCTGGTGTGTAAGAGGCGGATACGGAACTGTAAGAATGCTGGATTTATTGGATTTTACCAAATTCAAGCAACACCCAAAATGGGTTATTGGTTTTAGCGATGTAACCGTTTTGCACAATCATTTAAATACGATGGGTTACAAATCTATTCATGGTGTTATGCCTGTTACGATTCCACGTGCTACTCCTGCTGCTATCAGTTCAATGAAATCAAGTTTATTTGGCGAGCCACTTTCCTACTCTATTCCTCCTCATGCCATGAATCGTTTCGGACAGGGAACTGGAGAAATTGTTGGAGGAAACCTTTCGATATTATACAGCTTATTAGGATCACCATCTGCAATTGACTGTAAAGACAAGATTTTATTTATTGAAGATTTAGATGAGTACTTGTATCATATTGACCGTATGATGATGAATTTACGTCGAAACGGCTGTATCGAAAGTTTAAAAGGAATTATAGTTGGCGGCATGACTAAAATGAAAGACAACAAAGTGCCGTGGGGGAAAAATGCTCTGGAAATTATTGATGAAGTAACTAAGAAATACAATATTCCAGTAATTTTTAACTTTCCTGCCGGACATATTCAGGATAATAGAGCTTTGATTATGGGAAGCACTATTTCAATTGATGTAAACGCATCTGGAAGTACTGTTACGTTTCAGAAATAAAACTATACGAATCCTTTTTAAGGAAATTCAAAAATACCACCTATTACATATCGCAAAAACGCGAAGTTGCAAAGTTCAATTATACTTTGTGATTTCGCGTTTTTGCTTGCCTATAGAAAATCTCGCAATTCGACCGAAACTAAAACTGAAAACCGAGACTCAAACTAAAAAACTTTTAAAAAATGGCCGAACATAATGATTTAGGAAAATTAGGAGAAGACCTGGCAACAGAACATCTCGAAAAACAAGGGTATACCATACTAGATCGAAACTGGATTTCTCCACAAAAAGCCGAAATAGATATTATTGCCCAAAAAGATGCTGTTTTAGCCATCGTTGAAGTAAAAACAAGATCGAATTTAGATTTTGGTTCCCCGCAGGATTTTGTCAAACAGAAAAAAATTCAGCTGCTCATAAAAGCAGTAAATGCCTACATAAACGATAGGGAAAAGGATTTTAAAGATGATTTAGAAATCCGTTTTGACATAATTGCGATCCATAAAAATGAGGAATCATTTGCAATTGAGCACCTTACTGATGCTTTTTATCATTTTTAACATAATTTTTTAATGTTATAATTGTAACAATTTGTTTTTTTATTTATATTTGCAAAGATTTATAACATCAAATTAACTAAACCAACCAATTTAAGTTACAAAAAAAAAGAAAAAAAATTATGAAAACCGTTTCATCCATCGTCGAAAATTACATCAAAACAAAACCATTTCTTTTAAACGCGTTATCACTGGGAATTATCAATTTGACTTCTCTATCTCGGAACATTATGACTGAGCTGGAAAATGAATTTGGCAAAGAGGTAAAACAAGGTGCTGTAGTGATGTCTCTGAAACGATTGACTGAAGAATTAGATTTTAAATTAAACCACAAAATCAACAAAGTAATCAAGAATATTGGTGAAATTACAGTAAGATCAGAATTGACGGATTACACATTCGCAGCTTCAGAAACTGTATTGAATAAACAAGCTGATTTAATTTCTGATATAAATGCATTATCTGATATTTTCTATACCTCATCACGTGGCGTAAACGAAACGAATATTGTAGTGAGCAGCAGTGTGAATCATTTAGTTGAAAAACACTTTATGAGAGAAAAACTAATTCAGAAATTAGATAATCTTGCTTCCATTACAGTAAAATTACCAAAAGAAAATATCGTTGTTCCTGGTATCTATTACTTCATTTTCCAACGTTTGGCTTGGGAAGGAATCATCATCAATGAAGTAATTTCTACTTCAAACGAATTCACTATTTTAGTAGGTGAAGATCAGGTTGATGTTGCTTTTAAAGTAATCAAAGACCTTAAGAACTAATTTGATAAAAATTTAATTTTATATCTTAAATAGATTCAATTTTCAATTTAATCCTTTTGTCTTTCTAAGATAAAAGGATTTTTTTTATGAATATGCATTCTTAATTCTTCATTTAATTATCATCAGAATAAGAATATTCTCAAAATTAAAACCGCAAAATAGTTAATTTTTATTTTTTAAGCCAAAAATTTATCAACTTAATAATAGGCAATTTACAGCGTATTTATTGAGATTACGATAGTTTTACTGCAAAAAACCACAAATAAGTTGATTTTAGGATTTTTTTATGAGAATAATATTTTTATATATTTGCTAATCTCTCAAGGGATTAGAATGTCGATTTTTGATAGTATCGTAATATAATTAGATTAAAATACAAACTAATTAATTTAATGTTGGAAGCCAAAGACCATAGTGACAAATTGTTGGTGAGCGAACTCAAAAATGGCAGCGAAAAAGCGTTTCGTGCTCTTTTTGATTTGTATTATCAAGATATATATGGCTACAGCATTAGTCTTTTAAAATCGAAAGAAGCCGCAGAGGAGAATGTTCAGGATGTTTTTATGAAAGTCTGGCAGCATCGCGAGAACTTAAACACAGAACAATCTTTTAAAGCTTATATTTTTACAATTGCCCGAAATCAGGCTTTTAATTTATTAAACAAAGCAGCAAATGATTTAGAACTTAAGGAAGCTGTTTTTTATGAAAGCCAGAAATCACATGAATACGGAGATTACACGATTCGTGAAGAAGACTGCAAAAAACTCCGAAAGCAGGCCATGAAACAATTACCGCCAAAGCGGAAACAAATATTTAAAATGTCACGAAAGAAAGGCATGAGTTACGAAGAAATAAGTCAGGAACTCGGCATATCTATAAATACTGTCAGGAATCAAATGAGCAAAGCATTAGAATCGATGCGGGTCTTTTTTCAGGTTCATGATGAAATTATCTAACCAAAACCACATTTTAACCAATTGAATCACTCTTTGCCAAGAGTGATTTTTTTTTGCCGCATCTAAGGTCTCAATCTCGAAAAATAGGTTATTATCATTCTTTCCGTTCCCAAATTGAAACCTTAGGTTCTGTGTACCATTTATTCCTTTTTAAATCTGCCTGCAGCAAATTAATCAGCTGGAAAAAAAATATATATATCGCATTTTTAACAAAAAATCATTATCGTGCAAATGTTTAAAAATCAAATAATTAAAACACAACAATCGTTTTTAAATGTTAAAATTTAAAAATTTACAACGTTTGAGTAGTACTCAAATGCTTTTCAACTGTATACTATTAAAACCCCCAACAAAATAATTCGTAATGAATTCAAATCCTGAAATAAAAACTCTTTTACAAAAGTTTGTTTTAAACCAATGTACACCCGAAGAAACGAACGAGGTAATTGCTTATTATAAAAAAAATCAGCTTACCGATGATTTCCCAACTGTGGAAGATATCCAAAATCTGTTAGCAGAAATGCCGAAAATGGAAAAGCAGAAAGCCGATGATATTTTTGCGAATATCTTAAAGACTTCAAAAGAAGAAGAAACAGTAATCGAGCTTCCGTCAAGAAAATCAAATTACAGAAAGTATATTTCGATTGCTGCCTCTGTAATTGTTTTATTGGGCATTGGCTTTTTTTACAAACAAAATATGTCAAACAAAGCTGTTGAACCAAAATTCGATTTTAAAAGCTCTGATATTGTTTTACAACTTGAAAACGGTGAAGTTCAGGTCATTTCTGAACACAATTCGGCTCAAGTAAAAGATGCTAAAGGAAATATTGTTGGAAATCAAAACGGAGACAAATTAGTATACGAAAGTAATTCTGATTCTGAGAAATTAATTTACAACACAATTAAAATTCCGTATGGAAAAAAATTCCGTCTGCAATTATCTGATGGAACATTTGTTCACTTGAATTCAGGAACAACGCTGAAATATCCGGTGAAATTTATTTCTGGCGAAAACAGACAAGTATTTTTAGATGGTGAAGCTTTCTTTGATGTTGCTAAAGATAAAAAACATCCATTTATCGTAAATGCTGACGAATTGAATGTTCGTGTTTTAGGAACGCATTTCAACGTATCTAATTATCCTGAAGATGCACTGACAGATGTTGTTTTAGTAGAAGGTTCAGTTGGAATGTACGAATCAAGTCAAGAATTTGATGCTGCAAAAAACACTATTTTAAAACCTGGATTTAAAGGAAGTTTTAATAAAGAAAATGCTAAAATCTCAACCAAAGCGGTTATCACAGATATTTATACTTCTTGGATTGATGGAGGTTTAACGTTTAGAAATATGACTTTCAAAAATATTATTACGAAGCTTGAAAGACGTTATAATGTTGCAATTGTAAACAAAAACGAGAAACTCGCCAGCGAGAAATTCAATGCCAGCTTTAAAGAGGAATCTATAGAAAATGTGATGAGTTATTTTAACGAAATCCATGGCATTAACTACACGATAAAAAACAATCAGATACTAATTAAATAACCACTAAAACCAAATACAAATATGACGAAATAACATTACGGGAATAAAAAAATCGGAAAGAGCTGCGAACAATTTCCGATTAACTAAGTGATTGAATATAACGAATTAACTACAATCAATTAACAAAATTATGAAAAAAAAATCAAAGAATACTGGGTTTTTATACCGAGTGTTCCAAAATGACCTAAAATTGAAACTAACTACCCTACTTCTTTTGGTCGCCATGTTTAATATTAGAGGAAATACTTATGCCCAAAAAACAAAAGTCACCCTAGAATTAAACAATTCAACAATCGAAAAGGTTATTGAGACCATTGAGCAAAAAACAGACTTCAGGTTTATTTACAAATTGAATGATATCGACTTAGATCGAACAGTTTCAATTTCTGTAAAAGATCAGTCTATATATGTGGTTTTAGACAAGCTTTTTAAAGGAACTCCAACCGAATTTAAAATTCGCGATACGCAGATTATCCTGAAAAAACCAGAACTCAAAACCCAAATTATCGAATTTCAAAAACAAACTGTTTCGGGTGTAATTACAGATGAAAACGGCATGCCTTTACCGGGAGCTTCTGTTATTGAAGAAGGAACAAAAAACGGAATGGTTACAGATTTCGATGGTAAATACAAACTTACTGTCGAAAGCAGCCAGTCTGTAATTATCGTATCTTTTGTAGGATACAAGGAAAAAAGAGTAACTGCGAATCAAAATACAATCAACATTCAATTGTTTCCAGACGCAACTGATTTACAGGAAATTGTAGTAGTAGGTTATGGTCTCGCTACAAAAAGAGATGTAACAGGAGCAGTTTCTTCAATCGCTGCAAAAGACATGAATCAGGGCGCTATTGTAAATCCGCTGCAATTAATTTCTGGAAAAGCTGCGGGTGTAAATATCACGCAGGTAGGTAGCGAACCAGGTACTGGACCAAGCGTTCGTATTCGTGGAATTTCTTCTTTAATTGGAGGAAGTGACCCTTTAGTAGTAGTAGATGGAATTCAGGGCAATATGGATTTATTAAACCAAATTCCGCCCAGTGAAATCGAAAGTATCGATATCTTAAAAGATGCTTCTGCCACTGCCGTTTACGGTTCTCGTGGTGCACCTGGAGTTATTATCGTTTCTACCAAAAAGAACAAAGCCGGAAAAACTACTATGGAATATATTGGTTCTACTGCTTTAGATTTTATTCCGAAGAAATTAAACATGTTAAATGCTGATGAATGGTGGTCGGCAGCGCAAAGTGTTGGTGTTCCGGCATCGGCAAATCATGGCTCAAATACAGACTGGTACGGACTTTTAACACGAACTGGGATTACACAAACACATACTTTATCTTTTGGAGGCGGAACAGATAAATTCAATTACAGAGCTTCTTTAACGGCTATTCTTCAAGACGGAGTTGTTATCAATTCGAGTAATCAAAAATACATCGGACGCATTCAGGCAACTCAACAAGCTTTTGATGATAAACTGAAGTTGACATTTAACTTAAATACTGGTGTAAACAATACTACAAACAGTATTCAAAGCATTGGTACAGCAGCTTTTACATCAAATTTAATTACAAATGCCTATTTGATGCGTCCAACAGACCCTGTGTATAATACAGATGGAACTTACTTTACAGATCCAAACGTATTTCAATACTTAAATCCTTATGCGGCGGCACAAACTACTACTAACGAAGCGCAAAACGATAATTTATTCGGAAGTTTAAAAGCTGATTTGGATTTAGCAAAAGGTTTAACCGCAAACTGGTTTGGGAGCTGGAGAAAAACTAATGTTACCTATGGTTACTTTCAACCTGTAGAATCAACAGCTGCTTTTGCTATTGATCAAAAAGGGTTTGCGAACATCAATAATCAAAGACAAAATGAAAAGCTGACTAACTTCAGCCTTAATTATAAAAGAACATTTGGCATACACAATATAAACGTATTAGGTTTATACGAATGGCAAAGTCAGACTTATCAAGGAAATTATGCACAAGCAAGAGGTTTTATGAATGATAAAACAACTTACAATGCGCTTCAATTTGGTGACATGTCAAGCGTTCGTCCCGGAGATATGACTTCCTATAAAAATGACAGAAGTTTAGTTTCATTTTTAGGAAGAGTAAATTATTCTTTATTAGACCGTTATTTATTGACAGCGAGTATTCGTCGTGACGGCTCATCTGTTTTTGGAGCTAATAATAAATGGGGAGATTTCCCTTCTGCATCTGTAGCATGGCAGATTAACAAAGAACCATTTATGAACAACCAGACCTTAATTGATGAATTAAAACTTCGTGCAGGATATGGTGTAACAGGTAATCAGCAAGGACTTTATCCGCAGCAGTCAATTGCGTTAGTTGATCGTTCGGGTACTGTAAATTTTGGAGGACAGCTTATTACAAATTATGCTGTTGTTCAAAATTCAAATGCGGATCTCAAATGGGAAACTAAAAAACAGACAAACTTAGGTCTTGATTTTGCACTTTTAAACAATAGATTACGAGGAACTGTTGATGTATATACCTCTAAAACAGAAAACTTATTATTTAATTATGTAGTACCTCAGCCGCCATTTCCACACGATCGAATCATGGCAAATGTGGGAAGTATTTCAAACAAAGGTCTTGAAGTATCTCTTGCTTACGACGTAATTAAAACAGACAATAGTACGCTTACACTTGCAGGAAACCTTTCTTTCATGAAAAATGAAGTACTTAACCTAAGCGGCAGCATCAACGGAGTTCCTTTGAATACTGACTATGTAGGCTGGGGAGCTGAAAACTCTTATTTAGTAAAAGGAAAACCAGTTGGAGCATTTTACATCCTTCAGCATACTGGTAAAAATGAAAACAATGTTGAAACCGTTTTGGATCGTGACGGAAATGGGGTAATTGATCAGGGAACCAGAAGTCCAGACCGTTATTATGCAGGTTCGGCTCTTCCAACTTATACTTTTTCATTTAACCCTTCTTACCGTTATAAAAACTTCGACGCTTCGATGTTAGTAAGAGGTTCTGGAGGAAATAAAATTTACAACGGCTTACGTTCTAATTTAAGCCGAATGGAAAATATTGGTAAATCGAACGTTCTGGCGAGTGCTGTAGATCAAGGAATTTATACTTCTCCTTACGGTTCTGATTTATGGTTAGAAGACGGTTCATTTATCCGTTTAGAAAATCTTACAGCGGGATATAGTTTCCGTTTTTCAGATAAATATATTGATACTATTAGACTTTCGCTTACAGGAAACAACTTATTCCTGATTACAGATTACACAGGTATGGATCCTGAATTAAACGTAAGCGGCAGCGGAGATAACTTCGGAGGCGATAAAGGAATTTATCCTCGTACCAGAAGTGTTGCGTTTGGTTTGACTGTAAAATTTAAATAGTAAAAAAGATGAAAATTAAAAATATACTAATAGCAGGAAGCGCGTGTTTCCTGACACTTTTTAGCTGTACAGATATCAATGAAAATGTCTATGACAGATATCCTGCAGATGAATTTTACGGAACTCCTGAAGGAGCTAATATCGCACTTGCCAATGTATACGCACAAATTCCGGGTGAATTTGCAAGAGAAGGTGCTTCTGGAGTAGGATATGCCGGTGCCGATAACGGCTGGTACGATATGAACTGTATGTCATCTGACGAGCAGGTTATCCCTCACAGAAATACAGGTGACTGGCAGCAGGATTTTGCCCGTTTACACAAACACGAATGGCTGCCTACCGATTTCATTATCAACAATACTTGGAACTGGTTATACAAAGCTGTTTTCAATGCTAAT
This is a stretch of genomic DNA from Flavobacterium endoglycinae. It encodes these proteins:
- a CDS encoding MBL fold metallo-hydrolase codes for the protein MSTFSRFLLCVLLISTTVFSQKDKYSFQVVPLGIKGGIDEKNLSAYLLAPSNTTDFICLDAGTINAGIERAIDNKVFKISTSDVLRKYIKGYFISHAHLDHVSGLIINSPADSSKTVYATEKCMEMMENHYFNDQTWANFGDKGPGFPLKKYHFQTLNVAEETPVSNTKMTLKAFPLSHVNPFESTAFLVKNEDSYALYLGDTGPDSVEKSDKLKALWTAVAPLVQNKQLKGIFIEVSFPNEQPDQFLFGHLTPNYLMKELHVLEDLAGKGSLKNFKIIITHLKPPAKNIIKIKEQLKAQNDLGIQIIYPEQGKKFEL
- a CDS encoding type II toxin-antitoxin system RelE/ParE family toxin — protein: MKIIWSKKAEYSFETIENYLKHFWSPAIAQKFINDVLHIITLLENNPSLGKYNPKLQCRSIVISKNVTLYYEVTDEYIGLITFYNNRQKPIDIFI
- a CDS encoding 3-hydroxyanthranilate 3,4-dioxygenase; this encodes MAIAKPFNLTQWIEENRQLLKPPVGNKNLYVDSGDYIVMIVAGPNARKDYHYNETEELFYQLEGNIKVVIQEDGERKEMVLNAGDMYLHPAKVPHSPVRSEGSIGLVIERKRAGLGYTDGLLWHCDNCNHKLYEVYFELHNIEKDFLPHFEHFYNSEELRTCDKCGTIMESDPRFTAKK
- a CDS encoding endonuclease/exonuclease/phosphatase family protein; its protein translation is MRTIFKLYLFSFLSVASLFAQPKKYNFHTIAFYNFENLFDTINDPSTNDDEWTPAGRQHWTKEKYEQKLKNLSRVISEIGTPENSNAPTLIGCSEVENRGVIEDLIKQEKLSGYDYGIIHFDSPDQRGIDVALLYQKKYFRPTSFSNIPLLIYKNKPVAEEVQNEDLGDVEIKIDNNRIFTRDQLLVSGFLENEEIHIIINHWPSRSGGEKASSPYREAAGKLNRRIIDSLQQINPQAKVITMGDLNDGPFNKSIKIALGAKAKKSETLEFETFNPFEEMAEKGMGTLAFRDSWDIFDQIIMTQSFIQPDFSSYKFWKAGIFNRPYLIQTSGKYKGYPLRNTLTEAGFSDHFPVYIYLVKEF
- a CDS encoding serine hydrolase domain-containing protein; the encoded protein is MKKILVFIFFLNCVPTFYAQKNNAFAEKVREQYKIPELAYAVVSSDSIFEMEVLGYQRNNSSSKAKIDDRFRLGSMTKTITSYIATLLVKEGKIKWNTKFFDLYPELKTKSNPNTYNFTLQDFLTFRAKLPIWSYGNQTPTKKEITGNDQQQRYEFIAWFFRQNFNVEKQDIYWSNPSYVAAGLMLEKATGKTYETLVKELGKSLNIDFDFGQPNIKDKNQPWGHDENLKPEKPALNYELNWLSSAGNINCSLPDYCKFSQMQLQGLLGKSKLLTAEEFNNMHCGFPEYSFGWQSEIKENGLKYSFHNGSPGTFLTKVYLCPSINKAFILFANVQSEEADQGLMILLNKLQEQYEGRF
- a CDS encoding S66 peptidase family protein, yielding MITPPYLQKGDTVALVATARKNIDDNLKPTIDLLKSWGLEAVVGSSIGLDYHQLAGTDEQRAADFQKQLDNPNIKAIWCVRGGYGTVRMLDLLDFTKFKQHPKWVIGFSDVTVLHNHLNTMGYKSIHGVMPVTIPRATPAAISSMKSSLFGEPLSYSIPPHAMNRFGQGTGEIVGGNLSILYSLLGSPSAIDCKDKILFIEDLDEYLYHIDRMMMNLRRNGCIESLKGIIVGGMTKMKDNKVPWGKNALEIIDEVTKKYNIPVIFNFPAGHIQDNRALIMGSTISIDVNASGSTVTFQK
- a CDS encoding YraN family protein, translated to MAEHNDLGKLGEDLATEHLEKQGYTILDRNWISPQKAEIDIIAQKDAVLAIVEVKTRSNLDFGSPQDFVKQKKIQLLIKAVNAYINDREKDFKDDLEIRFDIIAIHKNEESFAIEHLTDAFYHF
- a CDS encoding RNA polymerase sigma factor, whose protein sequence is MLEAKDHSDKLLVSELKNGSEKAFRALFDLYYQDIYGYSISLLKSKEAAEENVQDVFMKVWQHRENLNTEQSFKAYIFTIARNQAFNLLNKAANDLELKEAVFYESQKSHEYGDYTIREEDCKKLRKQAMKQLPPKRKQIFKMSRKKGMSYEEISQELGISINTVRNQMSKALESMRVFFQVHDEII
- a CDS encoding FecR family protein, whose protein sequence is MNSNPEIKTLLQKFVLNQCTPEETNEVIAYYKKNQLTDDFPTVEDIQNLLAEMPKMEKQKADDIFANILKTSKEEETVIELPSRKSNYRKYISIAASVIVLLGIGFFYKQNMSNKAVEPKFDFKSSDIVLQLENGEVQVISEHNSAQVKDAKGNIVGNQNGDKLVYESNSDSEKLIYNTIKIPYGKKFRLQLSDGTFVHLNSGTTLKYPVKFISGENRQVFLDGEAFFDVAKDKKHPFIVNADELNVRVLGTHFNVSNYPEDALTDVVLVEGSVGMYESSQEFDAAKNTILKPGFKGSFNKENAKISTKAVITDIYTSWIDGGLTFRNMTFKNIITKLERRYNVAIVNKNEKLASEKFNASFKEESIENVMSYFNEIHGINYTIKNNQILIK